The Leptidea sinapis chromosome 17, ilLepSina1.1, whole genome shotgun sequence genome contains the following window.
GAAAGGGCGATACACCTGCGCTCCCGGAAGGATATTCAGTGAAGCAGCGGCCGCCTGTGTTTCAAGTCAAAGCAATGTTTGCACGCAGCGAATTTGTGCACCGGGAGACAGTCATGCATACACGACGCCAATGGCCGCGTGCCGCCATTATTACCGCTGTGTCAATGGCACCGCGGTCGATCACATCTGTCCCAGTGGATCCTGGTTCGATACGGACCGGCAAGCGTGCTCGCGAGGAGCAGGCACGTGCTATGAACCCGTCTGCGCTGGCTTGCCAAATGGGAAATACCCTGATACCTCAAGTGAGTGCCATCGCTTCGTGCACTGCCGCGGAGCCGACGTACGTGTTGTAGAATCCTGTAAGGGCGCTTGCACATCTAAATGTCCACCACCAAGACTTACAGCAATTTCAATTCCCGCTGGTGACGCAGATTTTTGCTCTGACGAAGCATGCGCATCGCTTTGTCAAAACGTTCCAGATGGAGCCTATGCTGATAGATCGACGGGATGTCGTGAATATTTTGAATGTGAATCTCATCGAGTGATTCGTCGGGGCGTCTGCGAACCGGATCTCCTTTTTTCTGGAACAGGATGCGAGCCAGCATCGATGACCTACTGCCCCCCTCCAGCGCGAAGCCCATGCTTCAACCGCCAAGATGGCTTGTATAGAGATTGGCGAAATTGCTCAGCGTGGTACGACTGTCGCAGAGAAAGAGTAGTTTCACGAGGAGCTTGCGAGTCAGGCAAAGTTTTCGACGGTGCGAAGTGTGTTTCGAGAAACAATTTCTACTGCAAGGGTCCGGAGCCTTCACAACTGTGCGAGGGAATGCCAAGTGGGACTTACCAGGATTTGGACTCAAATTGTACTCGCTACTACCATTGTGTGGGGATAATGCGAACTGTGCTATCGTGTCCGAAAGGAAAAGTCTACGATGGCAATAAATGTTCTCCAGCGTCCCAGTATTTGTGCCCCAACTTGGAAAGGGATTCGTGCTACAGGCGACCAGATGGTCGATACAGAGCGCAGGGCGCGGGTTGTCGTGGATACTATGCGTGCTTCAATGGAGAGAAAGCTATGTACGCGTGCCCACAGGGACATACATTCGACGGGGACTCCTGCAAGCCAAGTCGTTCAGACCTTTGCCCTTCTGAAGACTACTCCTGTTCCGGCCTGAGTGACGGATATCATGCTGAAATTGAATCTAACTGCCACAGGTAATTttatagtgtttttttaaataattaagtaacaaatgaaaaaaatggTCTATCTTAGGGTCTCATTACATTAGCATGCCTGCATACCTGTCCATAACAATGACCTTATCATATGAGTCATATAACATCACAAGACGACCTATGACGTAGTGCAATGTGATACCACTCTATGTATCTTTATCTTACcattgtcactacagaattacatggcagggagaagtaattttaaacttggagtagcTATGTATTGCGTTTATTGCAAGCTTGGCTTTGAACatgaaatattatgaatgaaaaggggtgcacttaggggtagatataatGTATATTGGTTATATggtaaaggtatttatttacttaagatactaaattaatctatgacacttggtaaataactataattaatggtcCTATTTGTTTGTACGCGGATttctattggttaaaatggttactcggaccagtcctgtaatggttatagacaaatggttaatggttactaggaccggaccgatcaatggttactcgcgtactgccttactaaaggcaacacatggttataaataattaatattatctactcagcaatatttgtaatataatgctgttccatggatttacttcgaacaatgTATTCTTTTGAAAAATACGCGCGTCTACTTATAGTGGTATCATTTATTTGGCAATGCGGTCataaatttctttataattaaCACGTTGTGTTTCAATTGTGTAATGCACACTTGGGTCCAAATCTTGGACATTCAGTCTAAGATCTAtggagcgtacttagactttacttacgagTTACGTATGAActgcaaatataatatttgatagaAGTTTCTTCAGAACGGAATACATTTACGTGAAATAAAcattaatcattaataatatgGTTTTCacgtatttatttttacactaaactacacataatattataatatatattatcgaAAAACTTATCTTACTCGAAACAATATATCGAAACGTACGCGAGTAGAGATGCGAGCGCCATCTTGTATTATAAAGAGATAATTATCCGTCAGAGTTACGGttgtatcaaatattttaatataaaaaggcTGCTAGGATCATTATCACATATCACATATTAAACATaagctatttaattttattgaaatcaaTTCGGAGACATTTGTTGCAACGAATCTTTAGAGAGTAATTCCTTAGGCTAGGTTGtatcaactaactttagcaataacaaacatgttaaagtatcagttaagcaaaaaatgtgttgcaccatttcacaatttttagatgatgtCTTAACTTTatctgttaaccgtaaccgtccaatcttcgccggctAACGGCCgtcttcaataacctatctatcattagtttaacttactggGTAGACAAATccatccttttacgcttacttacatttcaataacctatccgttacccgttcccaatatattatctacagatagagataaattactaccttctattgttagtaattagctgtcaataatctgaagttgtcccgatatacccgataagtcattcttatcgccttatattgggacgtgtgaattgcaatttccatacaaacttctatcgctggtaagctatacgtcgtcccattgacagacagtgtgtacggataaggtgagttaccgtcggtaagtttattgggacagaaatgtcaacgatagttaccgtttttatctcaagtaagagatagactgaatattgggaacggccgtaaatctatTATTAATGTTACATAGCTAAATAAAAGCGACCTGtcaaaactttaaaattaatattccaTATCGACTATCCATTTATtccactttttaactttaactatgccaacgAATACGAtagtgcaacacattccgcagtctatgttaaagtcagcgttagagtaaatgttaaatttgatttaaacttAACTATAATAGCTAATATAATGCAAACCAgccttaatgtttttatttaagatCCGGTTGAAATATCACACAAGGATTTCCTTCAAGCTTATTAAAAACATTAGTGAAAGGTATATACAAACTTGTTAAGATTTTATGATGGTTCTGAATCAGAACCATCATAAAATAACAGCTGATTATACCTATAGTTACTGCTATCGTGatgaaggcataaaaaggcatttattttctcaaaattgattcctttagaactctatttaaatttgtttccgCGCTTTTCcatcaaatggcgctctgagaaagaacaAACGgatcaagaaactctcccagcattattttttgcgctccttttaataaaatatacacttattacaaaagttgttgttataaaataatcataaaaatacattttttaataaaacagttacatttatttaaagaaaatccCTGAACACCGAATGggaatacatttacccttaaagctatattgtatcttatgaagcccacagaattagttacaataaattttaactacAATAAAGAAACTTTTTCATGATACATAGTCATTATTAGATTATAGTCATtcttattatatactagcttttCTTTTACCCGTAtcttcgtccgcgttgaatatTTACTCaggcaatttattttatttttaagatacttttcaaataatccacatacaaactgctctttccgctgacACCACTCTTCTAGGATACACCGCATATCCCATGTCATTGTggagtctctttaatagtatttccttaATCTCCATttctttaatctcctatttcatccccatgtggGTCAAAGTTGCAAATGcgcgaacaaatgtttataaataatgatttgtcaagtgcctaaatacaatgtttcatggttttatcttcggtaatgacgaatttccatgcaaactgccatcccctatttcaaccccttcattttttttaaataaaaggtggcctaaattttatctaaatcggtttggtggcttaggcgtgaaagcgtaacaaacaaacttacattcacatttataatattagtacgagtagggactagctgacccgacagacgctgttcgaCATAATTCTATtgacaaatagaaaataaaatatataatgttagtattcgggaataatgtagtctaaggCCAACGGGAATATGAACTCAAAGTTGATTAGTTATGAAACAAAATGTAtgtctgaatgattttataatataatatagtaataaaatgataaagattaatatcttgtttgtgtaaacagcttttatattaccgctttataattgccaattttttagaGTAATAAAATGGATATATGATGTTATCCTTAGTtacagatagacatatgccatcgcggacttttatGTTaacctttataagatacataattcaaccatacattattttgttatatctcaaagggtttaagACAACGTTtttgttgaaagctcccagacgtcATATTtatttccgacacctccaacaaatatcataaatgtatacaaatatgcaaacaaaaacttaacaaatcatATTCAAAAACCTTCCTCGAGGACCACGCTCTATTGgagaaaacagcatgaaaaacggtgcagtagtttttgagtttatcacgaacagacagacagatagactcATCGGCACTTTGTTCTATAATATCTAgtgatttaacattaatatgAGTGAGGTTTacggaaaaaataaattacttcatATCAAATTATagctattttataattataaatatgaataaagtagtattatgaattaattgtttttactattcttttattaattattgtattccatTAATACGgtcaagttaatattatttattatacaattttgttaCCAATGGCTTGTGGtaactattataaaatatatatggttTATTTTTAACGTAATTTAGTTAGCCTTGTGAAAACTGCGTCAAATGTTGTCCCGGATCTTGGTGAGATATGTGGACTGTATTGCATGCACAAATATAAAGTATTCATCACTTATAAATTAAACCAGTCCCGTATATTTATCTGAAGCTAATTCGAaatggtctccattggctgcaatacagtcctttaaacgttgaggccatcaatagaagcacgcactctttccatgggaaaattcttcacgcCAATCGTACTGACTTTTTttagcggattaagatcgggactagacggcctagtcttcagctctgatgaagtcccaaacgttcgtttccaaccaagactgcgtagaccgaccTTTAAGATttggcgccgagtcttgctggaaggaccattcttggttattgagtatggtgttgttaaggggcttcactatcttctcaagaatggtatcttgatacacttgtgtcgatgttttaatacctttttcacaaaattatggctcagtcactccttgaTAGCTactaccccaccaaaccatcactgaagtcggatagtgcccacgttacACTCTGTCTAccaattgggaagcttccttagagctttgagcataaatacggtcattttgtttgttaaaacgttgctcaattgtaaaaaaattctcatccgtaaacaaattttttctgTGACGTCCCTTTGAGTACcggttcagtagttgtttcgattttaccaccctatactttttaaattatcagttaagaaatgaccagtcgTCTCTtttaggctgcaagtcctaagtcatgtCAAGTACGAAGTGCTATCTGCATCTCCCGAGATACAATCttgaaaattaataatgtttcaaatgcaatgaaatatattaatttcaatttatctttaaaacTTATCTTCAATAagatattaatcaaacaaaaacactatttcaacacacatttaaattttcactAAATCCTTTCAATTTCCTAATGTTCTAAAATGtcgcacaatacgtcagctgtatatcTAGGTACatatatactgctataagcatttcggtgatgCGAGCTCGCGATATTTCACCTATCAAAAAATTGTCGaagcatatatatttttacattttttaattatttatttatcgcatgCGCCAGGTATAACCATGTCCGTGACGCGAACGCATA
Protein-coding sequences here:
- the LOC126969255 gene encoding peritrophin-48-like; its protein translation is MSARARVRCCAILAVLLTLVIHSSEEEIDCKKDGLFADYDTDCQEYVRCLSGKVKGRYTCAPGRIFSEAAAACVSSQSNVCTQRICAPGDSHAYTTPMAACRHYYRCVNGTAVDHICPSGSWFDTDRQACSRGAGTCYEPVCAGLPNGKYPDTSSECHRFVHCRGADVRVVESCKGACTSKCPPPRLTAISIPAGDADFCSDEACASLCQNVPDGAYADRSTGCREYFECESHRVIRRGVCEPDLLFSGTGCEPASMTYCPPPARSPCFNRQDGLYRDWRNCSAWYDCRRERVVSRGACESGKVFDGAKCVSRNNFYCKGPEPSQLCEGMPSGTYQDLDSNCTRYYHCVGIMRTVLSCPKGKVYDGNKCSPASQYLCPNLERDSCYRRPDGRYRAQGAGCRGYYACFNGEKAMYACPQGHTFDGDSCKPSRSDLCPSEDYSCSGLSDGYHAEIESNCHRYFYCEGGDRLATLSCLGGKIFDGHACVDPSRHECGGPRREIIESGDKSCERDGFFVQPGTECKRYYFCVTGIRTFLNCPTEQVFNGQVCVPQEQYLCPG